Part of the Methylophaga nitratireducenticrescens genome is shown below.
ATCTCTCCAACCTGTTTAGCTGGGAAATAGCTCTTTATTTTCAAGATACTATGAAGAAATCAAGGACCAGACACTATTAGTCAAGGATGTCTGAATCGCCACTAATTTACCAGACACCCTTCAGCCATTTAAAATCAAAAGAGTCAGAATCAATTGAAAATTAATTAACAGTGATTTTTTACTTAGTAAAAACAACTTCGTTCAAAAGGAGATGAACATGGCCAGACGAGCTAGACTGGATCTTTCAGGATATCTGCAACACTTCATCATTCGGAAAATCAAGGGGGTCGGCAGTGACTGACCACACGATGCACCAGTTTAAACAAGCGGCTGTAGTTTATACTACACGGTATCTTTTACTGGATACGTTTGAGCGATAAAACCCGAATAATGAAAATACCAAAACAAATTCAGCCGCTTGTTGATGATGGCTTAGTGGACGAGGTGATTAGTCGTTTAATGAGCGGCAAAGAAGCTGATGTCTATGTCGTTAAATGTGGTGATGAAATACGCTGTGCCAAGGTCTATAAAGATGCCATCAAGCGTAGCTTTAAAAAAGCCGTTCAATACCAGGAAGGACGAAAAGTACGTAATAGCCGCCGCGGCCGGGCGATGGAAAAAGGATCTAAATTTGGTCGTCAGCAGCAAGAAGAAACCTGGCAAAATGCTGAAGTCGATGCATTGTATTTGCTTGCCAGTGCGGGTGTGCGAGTTCCTCAACCCTATGATTGTCTGAATGGTGTGTTATTGATGGAGTTGATTACGGATGAGGATGGCGATGTTGCACCGCGCCTCAACGATGTATCCATGTCTGCCGAGCAAGCTATCGAAGACCATCTAATGGTCATGCATTCTGTGAAGAAAATGCTCTGCGCAGGTTTAGTTCATGGCGATTTATCAGAATTTAATGTGCTGGTCGATGCGCATGGTCCCGTGATTATCGATCTTCCCCAAGCGGTGAATGCGGTGGCCAATAATAATGCACAAGCCATGTTAACTCGTGATGTACAAAATATGACGCGTTACTATGCCCAATTCGCACCAGAATTACGCAACACGCATTTCGAAAAAGAAATATGGTCGCTATTCGAGAATGGCGAATTACTGCCTGATACAGAACTCACCGGCCAATTTGAAGAAGACGCGCAAGCCGCTGATGTGGATGGGGTGATGCTTGAAATCAAAGCGATCCTGGCTGAAGAACAACAAAGACAATTGTGGTTACGTGATAAGGATGATTAAAAGTTAAAACATATTCATCATAAAAAAGTCGATAAACATAAACAAATAAAAAAGAGCATTTTTTTTAGGAAAGATTCCCATTTTAATATTTCTTATCTTTATTATGCCCTGGCGTTTTCACTGTTTCCAGGGCCGGACGGATCATGACCTGGTGGCAGATGTCCATGCTTTATAGTGTCCACATCCAGTCAACATCAAAAAAACAGAATAAGCCCTGTTGACAGTTGTTTGGGTAAATTCAAAATGTATTTCCTTAAAGTTAAGTTATCAAACATAAATAGACATTTCAGTTTGGAGTAGGTACATCAGCGTCACTGACATTTTCTGAAGACAGTTTTTCGCTGGCAAATTTTTTATCATCATTATCAGCCTTAATTCCAGACCGTGATTCGAAACTATCAGAATTGACTAAGCTCAACTGTGTAAATAAAGCAAAATGATCAGAGCCAAAATGGGATAAACGACGAATATCATAAAGTTTAAAATGTTTACTATGGAATAGATGATCAAGAGGCCAGCGCATAAACCAATAATCAGCATGAAATGTATTAAACATGCCTCTACCTATCCGGGGATCTAATAATTTACTTACCTTACGAAATAATCGTGTGGTAGGCGACCAGGCAACATCATTAAGATCCCCTGTGACTATCACCGGAATATCGGCATCGGCTACGCTTTTGGCAATCATAATGAGTTCAGCATCGCGTTCAGAGGATTCTTCATTTTCTGTAGGGCTTGGTGGAGCAGGGTGCAGAAAATGAATACGAATATTCTCTCCTGATGGCAAAGTTAACAATGTATGCATGGATGGAATATCGTCTTCCACCAAAAACTCTGTCGTAGATTCCGATAACAGGAACCGGGAAAACACATGCATGCCATACAGGTTTTCCTGAGGGCAACTCATCCGATACGGGTAGTCCTTTTCAATCGGTTCGAGTTGTGTTTGCCACCATTGATCAGTTTCCAGCGTGACTAAAATATCTGGATTATTTCCCCTAACCAGCTCGATAAGTTTTTCAGCTTTCCTGTTCGACATCAGCACATTTGCTGTCATGATTTTTATACTATTTTCAGAGTCCAGATTAGAAGTTTGAGGCACTTCTCGGGAATAAAACCTTGTGTAAGGCACTATCCACCATAGTTGATAAGCAATAACAAACAACGTTGGTAAGAACAGTAGCCAGAAACTGAGATTTGAATAATCCAGAAAAAGAACCTCGGCGATCAACAATACAATCGCCAATACAATATATTGCATTCGCGGAAAATCATGTACACGAACCCACCATATCTCTTTGCTTGATAAGCTGAGAAAGGAAACACAAAGCAACAAGAATACTAGCGGTGCAAATAAATATATCGGGTTCAAAAGGATTCCAGAGTCAGTGTGGTAAGCATTTGTGACGTTAGCATAAAAGGGCTTTTCGAACAGTCAAAATATTGAAGGTATTGAACTTAATGACAATCAATAAACTTTTTCATTTTATTTGGCAAAAGGCTAAAGCTTTAAGGAATGAAGTTTCCCTATATGTTTTTCGGGCTATTCAGGCAGCTGGTGTTAACGGTATTCGCGAAAGCGGTAGTTGAGAAATAAAGGCACTTACGTAGTTAATGTCAAGGCCAATAATAGTCAAAGGCTGGTCTGAAGTTTTCTTTATTGACGACTGTCAGTACTCCTGCGGTTTTTTTGTAAACAGCTCATTTATCTCGTGTCAACAATAGTCGAAAACTGAGCCACAGTAGGCACTTTTAAATTGCTGTTAATATTTTGTTGAGGCAAAGCATGCAGTAATTAGCTAAATGATCGTCTATCATAGCCAATTTAGGCCTCAACAACATAGTGATGGTTTATCGCCCACCCTACGGGTACAGGTCTAGGTTTTTCTACTAAGCGGTGACCTGATTTACTTGACCAATACTCATAGTTTACATGTCGCTTTGGGTAACCGACTATTACCACTGTTTATTAGAGATTTTCATGGAAGCAGAACTTCGAGAAATACGCGATCACTTGAGTCAAAATCCCCCATTTGATAAGTTGCTGGATGAGTTGTTAGATGATGTCGTGGGCAATATTGAGATTACCTATTTTAAGGCAGATTCAATAATCCTCGAACGAGGGCAACCTATCCACGCACTCTCATATATTCGAAGCGGCGCTGTCGAGACCTATCACTATAATGGTGAGCTCTATAACCGTTTGGAAGAAGGAGATATTTTTGGTCAACTTGGTCTTTTGCGACAAGGTAAGGTCCGATTTCCTGTAAAGGCCATAGAGGATACCTTGCTTTATCAAATCCCCAAGACTATTTTTGATCGCCTATGTGACAATGATAGCTTTGCTGATTTTGTGGAGCTGTCTGGTTCGCGTTTGAAAAGCACGGTAGACGAGAGCCTGCGTGAAAATGACTTGATGACCACGCGGGTACGAAAGTTGATCAGTCGTTTGCCCCTGATGGTTGAAATCACAGTATCGATTCAGGAGGCCGCTCGCCTGATGACTGAAAATGTGGTTTCTTCAGTACTTTTAATTGAGCCCGCAGATGAGGAAGATAGTGATGGCGTCTTTAGAGGTGATGAGGGGGGACTCTGGCGGCTGAAAGGCATGGTTACCGATGAAGATTTAAGGTCTCAGGTTGTTGCTGCCGGAGTTAAAACGGATAGGCCGGTAGGTCAACTTAGTGATGGTCGCTTAATTACTATTCAGTCTGATGAATCTGTCAACGAGGCCATGTTGACGATGTTGCGTAATCATATTCAGCGGTTACCAGTGCTGCATCGACGTCGCCCGGTTGGGGTTTTACATCTGTCTGATATCGTTCGTTACGAAACCAACAGCAGCCTGTATTTGGCCAGTAATATTTTTAGCCGGAACTCTGTACGTGATTTGTCACGGTTGATTCCAGAAATACGCGCCGCTTTCATACGCCTGGTAGATGCTGGCTCTAATGCAAAGATGATTGGCGACGCTATGTCCAGTATCGGCCGTAGCCTGATGCGGCGTTTGATCGAACTGGCTGAAGATGAGTTAGGACCAGCGCCTATACCTTATTGCTTTATGGTGCATGGTTCTTTGGCTCGCCACGAGCAATCGGTAATAACGGATCAGGATAATGCGCTTGTTTTGCATGATAGTTTCGATCCCCAGCATCACGATGAATACTTTAAAATGTTGGCGAAAAAAGTCAGCGATGGTTTGGATGCCTGTGGCTACGAATACTGTAAAGGCGGCATTATGGCCACCAATGAACAATGGCGGCAGCCCCTCGCCCAATGGCGCCGCTATTTCGATGAGTGGATTGCTGACCCCGATCCTCAACGGCTTTTACACAGCTGTATTTTTTTCGATCTGGATGCTGTGTATGGCGAAGAATATTTAGTGGAAAACCTGCAAGACATGATTGCAACCAAAGCGCGTTATAATCCACGTTTTTTGGGTGCAATGGCACGTAATGCCTCTAATCGAAGACCACCTTTGGGTTTCTTTCGTACCTTTGTGATGGAAACCGATGGTCGCCAGCACAAGGTGATTAATATCAAGGGTCGAGGTTTGGCTCCTATAACGGATGTGATTCGTGTGCATGCGTTAGCGGTTGGTTCGAAAGCTCAGAACAGCGCTGAACGTTTGCGGGATATTGAGCATGCAAATATTTTACCTGCTGGCCAGGTCGATAAACTACAGTATGCGCTGGAGTTTATTGCTTTAGTGCGCATGCGTCATCAAGCGTTTGAACTACGAAATGATCAGGCGATAGACAATGCTATTGAACCAGAAAATATTGACACAGCAGAGCGTCACAATTTGAAAGAGGCTTTCCAGGTGGTCAATAATGCACAGAATTTTCTTCCTTATCGTTACCCATACTCGGCATAGTGAATGTTTAAAAAACGATCGCAACAGAGTGTGATTGATGAGTGGCAGCGTTATCAAGCGCAGCAGGCCAAAGCTTGTAGGAATCCTATACTACAACGCTTTTATCAAATGCCGTTGACGGATCCCGAGGTGCCACTGTCAGAAGTGTCGTTTCTGGCTCTGGATTTTGAGACAACTGGATTAGACCCACGATACAACGAAATAGTCAGCTTCGGTCTAGTGCCTTTTACCTTGCGAAGTATTCGACCATCAGATGGTTATTATCAGGTGGTGAAGCCGAAGTGTAACTTGTCTGAAGAGTCTATTGCCTTTCATCGTATTACTCACTCTCAGGTGGCCACTGCACCGCCTTTAGAAAAGGTGTTAGATGAGCTACTGGAACGATTGAGTGATTGTATAGTGGTTGTTCATTACCAACACATAGAGCGACCTTTTCTGGACATGGCATGCCATAAATTCTGGGGAGAACATTGTTTATTCCCATTGATTGATACGATGGCAATCGAAGCGCGTTGGGAGCGCAGAGGTTGGAAACACCAGTTGAAAGAAGCGTTGGGCTTACAACCGGTGTCGATTCGACTCGATAATAGCCGCCAACGGTATGGTTTGCCAACATATTCAGCTCACCATGCCAAGGTAGATGCCATGGCCACGGCTGAGCTGTTTTTAGCTCAGGTGGCTAGGCATTACTCTCCCACAACGGCCATTGGCCAATTGTGGGAGTGAATTGGTCAGGCTACCTGGGCTCGGTCATTAAGCCGCGAACAATGGCATAACAACCTACCAGTAGCACGAGTGTAAAAGGAAGGCCCGCAGAGATGGCTGCCGCTTGCAGTGCAGCAAGCCCCCCGCCCAGTAGCAAGGCGACAGCGATAGCGCCTTCGATAACGCCCCAGAATACACGCTGTGGTTTAGGTGCGTCGATTTTGCCACCGGCGGTAATGGTATCGATAACCAATGAGCCGGAGTCTGAAGAGGTGATAAAGAACACAATGACCAGGATTATGCCAATAAACGACGTGATCTCTGCAAGAGGAAGCTGTTCCAGCATCACAAAA
Proteins encoded:
- a CDS encoding PA4780 family RIO1-like protein kinase, with protein sequence MSDKTRIMKIPKQIQPLVDDGLVDEVISRLMSGKEADVYVVKCGDEIRCAKVYKDAIKRSFKKAVQYQEGRKVRNSRRGRAMEKGSKFGRQQQEETWQNAEVDALYLLASAGVRVPQPYDCLNGVLLMELITDEDGDVAPRLNDVSMSAEQAIEDHLMVMHSVKKMLCAGLVHGDLSEFNVLVDAHGPVIIDLPQAVNAVANNNAQAMLTRDVQNMTRYYAQFAPELRNTHFEKEIWSLFENGELLPDTELTGQFEEDAQAADVDGVMLEIKAILAEEQQRQLWLRDKDD
- a CDS encoding endonuclease/exonuclease/phosphatase family protein, yielding MQYIVLAIVLLIAEVLFLDYSNLSFWLLFLPTLFVIAYQLWWIVPYTRFYSREVPQTSNLDSENSIKIMTANVLMSNRKAEKLIELVRGNNPDILVTLETDQWWQTQLEPIEKDYPYRMSCPQENLYGMHVFSRFLLSESTTEFLVEDDIPSMHTLLTLPSGENIRIHFLHPAPPSPTENEESSERDAELIMIAKSVADADIPVIVTGDLNDVAWSPTTRLFRKVSKLLDPRIGRGMFNTFHADYWFMRWPLDHLFHSKHFKLYDIRRLSHFGSDHFALFTQLSLVNSDSFESRSGIKADNDDKKFASEKLSSENVSDADVPTPN
- a CDS encoding DUF294 nucleotidyltransferase-like domain-containing protein, which encodes MEAELREIRDHLSQNPPFDKLLDELLDDVVGNIEITYFKADSIILERGQPIHALSYIRSGAVETYHYNGELYNRLEEGDIFGQLGLLRQGKVRFPVKAIEDTLLYQIPKTIFDRLCDNDSFADFVELSGSRLKSTVDESLRENDLMTTRVRKLISRLPLMVEITVSIQEAARLMTENVVSSVLLIEPADEEDSDGVFRGDEGGLWRLKGMVTDEDLRSQVVAAGVKTDRPVGQLSDGRLITIQSDESVNEAMLTMLRNHIQRLPVLHRRRPVGVLHLSDIVRYETNSSLYLASNIFSRNSVRDLSRLIPEIRAAFIRLVDAGSNAKMIGDAMSSIGRSLMRRLIELAEDELGPAPIPYCFMVHGSLARHEQSVITDQDNALVLHDSFDPQHHDEYFKMLAKKVSDGLDACGYEYCKGGIMATNEQWRQPLAQWRRYFDEWIADPDPQRLLHSCIFFDLDAVYGEEYLVENLQDMIATKARYNPRFLGAMARNASNRRPPLGFFRTFVMETDGRQHKVINIKGRGLAPITDVIRVHALAVGSKAQNSAERLRDIEHANILPAGQVDKLQYALEFIALVRMRHQAFELRNDQAIDNAIEPENIDTAERHNLKEAFQVVNNAQNFLPYRYPYSA
- a CDS encoding 3'-5' exonuclease: MFKKRSQQSVIDEWQRYQAQQAKACRNPILQRFYQMPLTDPEVPLSEVSFLALDFETTGLDPRYNEIVSFGLVPFTLRSIRPSDGYYQVVKPKCNLSEESIAFHRITHSQVATAPPLEKVLDELLERLSDCIVVVHYQHIERPFLDMACHKFWGEHCLFPLIDTMAIEARWERRGWKHQLKEALGLQPVSIRLDNSRQRYGLPTYSAHHAKVDAMATAELFLAQVARHYSPTTAIGQLWE